The following proteins are encoded in a genomic region of Hirundo rustica isolate bHirRus1 chromosome 3, bHirRus1.pri.v3, whole genome shotgun sequence:
- the MARCKS gene encoding myristoylated alanine-rich C-kinase substrate yields MGAQFSKTAAKGEASAEKPGEAVAASPSKANGQENGHLKVNGDASPAAAEAGKEEVQANGSAPAEETGKEEAASSEPASEKEAGEAESTEPASPAEGESSPKTEEGATPSSSSETPKKKKKRFSFKKSFKLSGFSFKKNKKEAGEGAEGEGGAAAAAAEGGKEEAAAAPEAAGSEEGKAAVEEACAAGSAEAAKEEAGDSQEAKSDEAAPEKAAGEEAPASAAAEEQQPPQQAAEGKAEEAAGAGAATSEAGSGEQEAAPAEEPARQEPPAESSPEGPAAESAE; encoded by the exons ATGGGTGCCCAGTTCTCCAAGACCGCTGCAAAAGGCGAAGCCTCCGCCGAGAAACCTGGGGAAGCAGTGGCTGCATCTCCGTCCAAGGCGAATGGACAG GAGAACGGCCACTTGAAAGTGAACGGCGACGCCTCCCCCGCGGCGGCGGAGGCGGGCAAGGAGGAGGTTCAGGCGAACGGCAGCGCGCCCGCCGAGGAGACGGGCAAGGAGGAGGCGGCCTCGTCGGAGCCCGCCTCCGAGAAGGAGGCGGGAGAGGCGGAGAGCACCGAGCCGGCCTCCCCGGCGGAGGGCGAGTCCTCCCCCAAGACTGAGGAGGGCGCGACCCCCTCGTCCAGCAGCGAGAccccgaaaaaaaaaaagaagcgcTTTTCCTTCAAGAAGTCCTTTAAGCTCAGCGGCTTCTCCTTCAAGAAGAACAAGAAGGAGGCCGGCGAGGGGGCCGAGGGCGagggcggcgccgccgccgcggcggcGGAGGGCGGgaaggaggaggcggcggcggcccccgAGGCGGCGGGCAGCGAGGAGGGCAAGGCGGCCGTCGAGGAGGCGTGCGCGGCCGGCAGCGCCGAGGCGGCGAAGGAGGAGGCGGGGGACTCGCAGGAGGCCAAATCGGACGAGGCCGCTCCCGAGAAGGCGGCGGGAGAAGAGGCCCCGGCATCGGCGGCGGCCGAGGAGCAGCAGCCGCCTCAGCAGGCAGCGGAGGGGAAGGCGGAGGAGGCGGCGGGCGCCGGCGCCGCCACGAGCGAGGCGGGCAGCGGCGAGCAGGAGGCGGCCCCCGCGGAGGAGCCGGCGCGGCAGGAGCCCCCCGCCGAGAGCAGTCCGGAGGGACCCGCCGCCGAGTCGGCGGAGTAG